In the Pseudanabaena sp. PCC 7367 genome, one interval contains:
- a CDS encoding DUF4327 family protein: MLQSAQYSIGAIRDEARQLIDGGKLNRHQPIHALCKFFSDREWNCIEHELEINQFLLRDRLCELLSHEDWAND, encoded by the coding sequence ATGCTTCAGTCAGCACAATATTCTATCGGGGCTATTCGTGATGAGGCTCGTCAATTGATTGATGGTGGAAAGCTAAATCGCCATCAACCGATCCATGCGCTGTGCAAATTTTTCTCCGATCGGGAATGGAATTGCATTGAACATGAACTGGAAATTAATCAGTTTTTACTCCGCGATCGCCTGTGCGAACTTCTCAGCCATGAAGACTGGGCTAATGATTAG
- a CDS encoding methyltransferase domain-containing protein → MSEILDWQSWENRYQVGTTGWDMGQPAPPLVSLLEHDSSLEPGRAVVLGCGNGHDALLFAQHGFTVTGLDFAPSAIDFAQQQAKQLGLEADFLQRDIFNLEPELMGQFDYVIEHTFFCAIAPSQRSDYVKAVRSLLKPQGKLIGLFWLHDRPGGPPYGGSIAELSQLMASSFEQLSFTPAANSIPKRAGDEYIGIFQAKHFDEPA, encoded by the coding sequence ATGTCAGAAATACTCGATTGGCAGTCCTGGGAAAATCGCTACCAAGTCGGGACTACAGGTTGGGATATGGGGCAGCCTGCACCACCACTAGTCAGTTTGCTTGAGCATGATTCGAGCCTGGAACCCGGCAGGGCAGTGGTTTTAGGTTGTGGCAATGGCCATGATGCCCTTTTATTTGCGCAGCATGGATTTACGGTAACAGGGTTGGATTTTGCCCCCAGCGCGATCGACTTTGCCCAGCAGCAAGCAAAGCAGTTGGGGCTTGAAGCTGATTTCTTGCAACGGGATATTTTTAACCTGGAACCAGAACTAATGGGGCAGTTTGACTATGTGATTGAACATACTTTTTTTTGTGCGATCGCGCCTAGCCAGAGGTCAGACTATGTCAAGGCAGTACGATCGCTACTTAAACCCCAAGGCAAGCTAATTGGTTTATTCTGGCTCCACGATCGCCCTGGTGGACCTCCCTATGGCGGTTCGATCGCTGAGCTAAGTCAACTTATGGCCAGTAGTTTTGAGCAGCTTTCCTTCACCCCGGCAGCTAACTCAATCCCCAAGAGGGCTGGAGATGAGTATATTGGCATATTCCAGGCCAAGCATTTTGATGAACCTGCCTAA